In the Cellulomonas sp. C5510 genome, GCAGGCCACGGCGGGCAGTGCGGTGCAGTACGTGGGCGCGGACCTGCGCCTGGACGTCGCGTGGTCCGCCGACGGGCTGGGACTGGGCGAGCAGCGCGTCGAGGCGGCCCGCGACGTGCCCGGGGTCGCGGCGCTCGCCACCGTCGCCGACGTCGGGACCGTGACCGTGCGGCACGACCGCACGCGCACCACCGTGGACCTGGCCGTGGTCGACGCCGACGCCCTCGCCGCGGTGCAGGACGGTCTGCCCGGCGACCGGGTCGACCTGACCCCCGGCTCGGACCGGCTGCTGGTCTCCCCCGGTGTCCCGGCCGGCGGTGTGACGCTCGACGCGCCCGCGGGGCGGCTCGACCTCGCGGCGGTGGCGTCCGAGCAGGTCCCCGGCGTGACCTCCGGCACCGGGTGGGCGGTCGTCGACGCCGTGACCTGGGCGGACGCGGGCGGGACTCCGACGGCCGACCGGCTGCTGGTGCGCCTCGAACCCGGGGCCGACGCCGACGAGGTCGCCGCGGCCGTCGGGGAGGCGACCGGCGCCCGGCTCACGGCGACCAGCCGCGCCCAGGCCGTCGCCGAGATCGCCGACGGGGTGCTCGTCACCGGCGTGCGGACCGCGATGCTGCTGGTCGCGGCCGCGAGCCTGGCGCTGGTCGCGCTCGGCCTCGTCCTGCTGCTGGTGGCGGACGCCCCGGCGCGGGGCCGCACGGCCGCGCTGCTCGCGACGCTGGGCGCCCCGGCGCGCGTCCACCGGCGCCTCGTGGTCGCGGAGGTGCTCGGCCCGGTGGTGGTCGCGGGCATCGCCGGGGTCGTCACCGGCCTGGTGCTGCCGTCGTCGGTGCTGCGCGTGGCGGACCTGCGGCCGTTCACCGGCGCGGTCGAGCGGCCGCCGGTCGCCCTCGACGCGGGCCTCCTGCTCGCGACCGGCGCGGGCCTGGCGGTCGTGGTGGGGATCGGTGTCGTCGTGGCGGCCGCGACCGCACGGCGGGTGTCACCTGTCGGTGTGCTGCGGGAAGGAGCGGGAGGATGACGACCATGACGGCGCCGGAGATCCTGTGCGAGGACGTCGTGCGGATCTTCACGGCCGAGGGCGTCGAGGTGCAGGCGCTCCAGGGCCTCAACCTGTCCGTCGAGCGCGGTGACCTGGTGGCCCTGGTGGGCGCGTCCGGCTCGGGCAAGTCCACCCTGCTGACCATCCTGTCCGGGTTGGACCGGCCCACTGCCGGCAGCGCCGCCGTCGCGGGGCACGACCTGGCCGCGATGTCCGCCCGCGAGCGGCAGGTGTACCGCCGCGACACCGTCGGCTTCGTCTGGCAGCAGACCGCGCGCAACCTGCTGCCGTACCTCACGGCCGCGGAGAACGTCGCCCTGCCGATGGAGCTCACCCACCGCCGCGGCTCGCGTGCCGGGCGCCACGCGCGGACCGCCGAGCTGCTGGAGGTCCTCGGGGTCGCGCACGTGGCCGACCACCGCCCGGCCGAGCTGTCCGGCGGCGAGCAGCAGCGGGTCGCGATCGCCACGGCCGTCGCCAACTCCCCGCGGGTGCTGCTCGCGGACGAGCCGACGGGCGAGCTCGACGAGGCGACCAGCGCCGACGTCCTCGAGGCGATCCGCCACGTGACCGCCGAGCTGGACATGACCACGCTGATCGTCACGCACGACCCCGCGGTCGCCTCGCACGTGCGCCGCACCGTCCGCATCCGCGACGGGCGCACCGCGACGGAGACGCTGCGCCGGACCGCCGTCGACGAGCACGGCCGCGAGCACCACCTGCACGAGGAGTTCGCCGTGATCGACAAGGTCGGCCGCCTGCAGCTGCCGCGGGAGTTCGTCGAGGCGCTCGACCTGCGCGAGCGGGTGCGCCTGGGCCTGGAGCCCGACCACGTGCGCGTCTCGCCGCACGACCGCCCGGCCCCGCAGGGCGGCCGCGGGCGCGACGAGGAGGACCGGTGAGCGCCCCCGCCCAGGACGTCACCGCGGACGGGCTGCGCGCCTCCGGGCTGGTGCGGACGTACGGCAGCGGCCCGCGCGCCGTCCACGCCCTGCGCGGCGTGGACTTGGTGGCGCGACCCGGCGAGCTCGTCGTGATCCGCGGCCGGTCAGGATCGGGCAAGACGACCCTGCTGCACGCGCTCGGCGGCCTCGAGCGCCTGGACGCCGGCACGGTCCACCTGGGCGCGACCGAGGTCAGCGCCCTGCCGGAGCACGAGCTGCTGCGCCTGCGCCGCGAGCGCGCGGCGTTCGTGTTCCAGTCCTTCGGGCTGCTGCCCGTGCTCTCGGCGGCCGAGAACGTCGAGGTCCCGCTGCGCCTGGCGGACGTGCCCGGTCCCGAGCGCGCCGAGCGGGTGGCGGCCGCCCTGGACGCCGTCGGGCTGACGGCGCACGCACGCCAGCGCCCGGACGAGCTGTCCGGCGGCCAGCAGCAGCGCGTCGCGGTGGCCCGGGCCCTCGTCGCCCGGCCGGCCCTGCTGCTCGCCGACGAGCCCACCGCCCAGCTCGACTCCGAGACGGCTCTCACGGTCATGGACGTGCTGCTCGCGCACGTCCGCGAGCGCCGGACCGTCGCCGTGCTCACGACGCACGACCCCCTGATCGCGGAGCGCGCGGACCGCGTCCTGGAGCTGCGCTCCGGCGTGCTGGCGTGAGCCACTACGACGGCTCTGCTCGCCGCTAGACCCCGTAACGGCTACTGTGGTCGCCGGAGAGGGGCACCATGTCGGCCTACAGGATCGATCGACAGCTCGCCGACTTCGGCGCGCACGTCCGGGGGTGGCGCCTGGTCCTCGGCCTCACGGCCCAGCAGGTGTCGGAGCGCGCGGGCATCACCCGTGACACGCTGCGGAAGGTGGAGAGCGGCGATCCCACCGTCGGGTTCGGCAACGTCGCGCAGGTCCTCCGCGCTCTCGGCGTGCTCGACCAGGCGGTGGACGCGATCGACCCGCTCGGCAGCGACCTCGGGCGCCTGCGCGCGGATCGCCTGACGAAGCAGCGCGCGCGGTGACCACCGTCGAGGTCCTGGTCGACGGCGCGCACGGCCCGCGACCGGTCGGGCAGGCGCACGTCACGCGGAGCGCCGGTCGGCTCTCGACGACGTTCCTCTACGACCCGGCCTACCTCTCCGGCGACGGGACTCCGATCGACCCCGCTCTGCCACTGGTGTCCGGCGCCCAGCACCAGACCGGGCTCGTGCGGGCCTTCGCCGACAGCGCCCCCGACCGCTGGGGACGCAACCTCGTCATGAAGGCCGAGCGAGCTCGGGCCCGGGACGAGGGCCGCGCGCCCCGGACGCTGGACGACCTGGACTTCCTGCTCGGCGTGAGCGACGACACCCGCCAGGGCGCCCTGCGCTTCCGCCTCCCCGGGCACCAGGAGTTCCTGGGGAAGCCGGCGACCGTGCCCCGGCTCATCTCGCTGCCGACGCTGCTGCGCGCCGCCGACGAGCTCTCCTCGGACGACGACCCCGCGTCCGCCGTCAAGCAGCTCCTCGACACGGGGACCACCGGACTCGGCGGGGCCCGCCCGAAGGCCTCGGTCCGCCTCGACGACGGCAGCCTCGCCATCGCGAAGTTCCCGCACGATTCCGACCAGTGGGACGTCATGGCGTGGGAGGCGACCGCGCTCGACCTCCTCGAGAGCGCAGGGGTCCGCACGCCACCGCGCCGGCTCACCCGTGTGGGAGGCCGGAGCGTCCTGCTGCTCCGCCGGTTCGACCGCACGGGGTCCGGCGACCGCGTCGGGTACATCAGCGCGATGACGGCCACCGGCTCCCTCGACGGCGAGCAGCGGGACTACGCCGACATCGCCGCGGCCATGCGCGACCTGTCGTTCGCGCTCCGGGCGGACCACCACGAGCTGTTCGACCGGGTCGCCGTGAGCGTCGCGCTCGGGAACACGGACGACCACCTGCGGAACCACGGCTTCCTCGCCGACCACGGGTCCTGGACGCTCAGCCCGGCCTTCGACGTGAACCCCACCCCCGACCCGTTCCGACGCCGCTCCACGTCGATCATGGGAGCCGACGCACCCCCGGACGAGGCGGAGGGGCTGCTCGCGCTGGCCGGCGAGTGCAGCCTGTCCGCAGCCCGGGCCCGCGACCGGCTCGGGCGCGTCGCCGACGCACTGTCCGGCTGGCGTGACGCCGCCCGCCGGAACCACGTGGCCGACCGGGAGGTCGCCCTCATGGCCGAGTCGATCGAGCCCCGGCTGGCCTCGGTGGCCCGGGCTGCACGCGGCGGCTGAGCGCTCCCGGTCCGCACGACCCGGCCGCGGCCGCCGCGGGTCGGCGGGCGTCGGGAGGCGCCGCGCACCGCGTCAGGCGTCCCGGGTCCGCAGCGTCAGGTGCGCGGCGAGCGTCGTCCACACCGTGAACACCGCCATGACGCCGATCCCGACGAGCGGCGTGACCGACCCGACCCCGTCGAGCGTGTACGACGCCTGGCCGGCGGTGGTCGGCCAGTACGTCCCCGCGAGGTCGCCGAGCACGCCCGGCAGCCCGGGGGCGAGCGCCGGGACGAGCAGCGCGACGGCGACGACGATCGCGAGGGCGCCCGACGAGCTGCGCGTGATCGTCCCGAACGCCAGGCCGAGCACCGCGGTGAGCACCAGGTAGCCGACGGCGCAGGCGAGCGCCCGCAGCGCCGCGGCGTCGGTGAGGTCGGCGGTCGGCAGGCCGGCGGCCGCGAGCGCACCCTGGCTCGCCCCGACGCTCACGGCGACGGTGACGACGGCGGTGGCGAGCGCGACCAGCACGGTCACGGCCGCCTTCGACGCGAGCAGCAGGCCGCGCCGCGGCGCGATCGTGAGGCTGGCGGTGATCTGCCCGGTGGCGTACTCGCTGGTCATCGTCTGGGCGCCGAGGGTGGCGACGAGGATCTGCCCGACGAGGATGCCCTTGAGTCCGACCGCGACGGGGTCGAAGTCGGCGGGCAGGTCGGTCTGCCAGTCCGCGAGCAGCCCGCTGATGCCGAGCAGGCTGACGACGAGCGTGGTCACGACGGTGGCGGCGGCGAGCACCCAGGTGCTGCGGACGGTGCGGGTCTTGATCCACTCGGAGGCGAGCAGGTTCATGTCAGGCGGCCTCGTTCCCGGGGGCGGTCATGGTGAGGAAGACGTCCTCGAGGGAGTCGCGGACGTCGGTGAGCTCGGACAGCCCGATCCCCGCGGCGGCGGCGACCTGCCCGACGCGGTCGGTGGTCACCCCGGGGACCTCCAGGCGGTCCGGGGCGTCGGGGTGGGCGGTGGCGTCCAGCCCCACGCGGGTGAGCGCCGTCCGCAGCGCGTCCCACTGCGGGGTGCGGACGCGGACGCGCTCGGTGGTGTGGTCGGCGATGAACGCCGCGAGCCGCTGGTCCGCGAGCAGGCGCCCGTGGTGGATGACGACGAGGTGGTCCGCGGTGAGCTCCATCTCCCCCATGAGGTGGCTGGAGAACAGGACGGTGCGTCCCTCCGCGGCGAGGTCGCGCATGAGCGAGCGGGCCCAGCGGATGCCCTCGGGGTCGAGGCCGTTGAGCGGCTCGTCGAAGATGACGACGCCGGGGTCCCCGATCAGGGCGGCCGCGATGCCGAGGCGCTGCTTCATCCCGAGGGAGAAGTCGCCGGCGGCGCGGTGCGCGGCCCCGGTGAGCCCGACGAGCTCGAGGGTCTCGGCGACGCGCCGGCGGGGCACGTCGCCGGCGCGGGCGACGGACGCGAGGTGGTCGGCGGCCGTGCGGCGGGGGTGGACGGCCCGGGCGTCGAGCATGGCGCCGACGACGCGCATCGGGTGCGGCGTCTCGGCCAGCCGCAGACCGCCGACGGTCGCCGCGCCGCTGGTCGGGCGGTCCAGGCCCAGGAACATGCGGAGCGTCGTGGACTTGCCGGCGCCGTTGGGCCCGAGGAACCCGGTGACGACGCCGGGCCTGACCTCGAAGGACAGCCCGTCGACGGCGGTGACGGCCCCGTAGCGCTTCACGAGCGCGTGGGCCTGGAGCAGGGGCGGGGTCGCGGCTGGCATGTCGCCACACTACACCGTGTGGTGTAGTTGCTGCACGGGGCGGTGTAGCATCGCGAGGCAGAGAGCGAGGAGGACCGGTGACGGAGCTGCAGGAGCGCAAGCCGCTGCGCGCGGGGCAGGCGCACAAGCGGGCGGCGATCCTCACCGCGGCGCGGTCGCTGTTCGTGGAGTCCGGCGTCGAGCGCACGAGCATGGACGCCGTCGCCGCGCGCGCCGGGGTGTCCAAGCGGACGGTCTACGACTACTACGGCGACAAGCACCGGCTGCTGCTCGGCGTCATCGAGGACGCCGGCGAGTCCGCGCTCGCGACGCTGCGCGAGCTGGTGGACCGGCACCTCGCCGACGACGCCGTCACGACGCCGGCCGACCTGCGCGTGGCGACGGAGGGGCTCGCGGTGGCGCTCGGCCGCGGCCTGCTGCAGTCCACCGACTACCTCGCGGCCGCGCGGCTGATCGCCGAGAACGAGCCGCTGCTGCCCGAGCTCGTGGACCACCCGCTCGAGCAGGCGCACGACCAGGTGCTCGCCGAGGCGCTCGGCCGGCTCGCCGGCCGCGGCCTGCTCGACACGGACGACCCGCTGCTCGCCGCCGCCCACTTCCAGGCGCTCACGATCCTGCGGGTGCTGAACGAGCCCCCGCGCCGGCGCGCGGACGCCGCCCACGTGGAGCGGATCATGACGGACGGGGCGGAGGCGTTCCTCCGGGCCTACGCGGCGCGGAGCGACTCCTCCCGCTGACCGGCGGGCCGGGCGGTCGTCCGCGGCGCCCCACCCGCAGCGACCGCCCGGCCGGCGGCGTCAGGCCCGCGCGAGACCCGCCAGCGACGCCAGCAGCCCGAGCCCGGTCGGCTCCCACCCGTAACGCTCCCGCGTGAGGGCCGCCGACGCGGGCTGGTCGATCCCGGCGAGCGCCCCGAGGAACCCGAGCCGCTCCGGCTCGACGGACTCCACCGGCACGTCCAGCGCCCGGCCGATGGCGGTGGCGGTGTCGAGCAGGGTGACACCCTCCTCCCCCACGGCGTGCAGCACGCTGCCGCCCGGCGCCTGCTCGAGGGCGAGCACGAAGACGGCCGCCGCGTCGTCCACGTGCACGGCGGGCCAGCGCGCGGACCCGTCGCCGACGTAGCCGGAGACGCCGGCCTGCCGGGCGATCGCGGCGAGACCGGCGGCGAACCCGCCGTTCCCGTGGTCGTCGTGGACAGTCCGCGGCAGGCCGACCAGCGAGCTGCGCACGCCCTGGTCGGCCAGCGCGAGCAGCGCGCGCCCTGTCTCGGCACGGGCCCCGAGCGCGCCGCCGACGGCCGGGAGGTCCCCCTCCGTGGCGACCCGGCCGGGGACGACCGGCGTCCCCGCGGCGGAGACGAACGGGCGCCCGGTGCCGACCAGCACCGAGGACATGGCCTCGACGGCGGCCCGGTCGGTGACCACCGCGCCGTCGAAGTCGGCGAAGTCGTGGACGAAGGCGAGGTGCACCACGCCGTCCGACCCGGCCGCGGCACCCCGCAGGGCGTCGAGGTCGGCGAGGCCGGCGCGCAGCACGTCGACACCGCGCGCCTCGAGCACGGCGGCCGAGGCGTCGGAGCGCGCGAGGCCGAGCACCTCGTGCCCGGCGGCCTGGAGCAGCGGGACGACGGCGGAGCCGATGTGGCCCGAGGCGCCGGTGACGAAGATCTTCATGGGGTCCTCCTGGGTGAGGTCGCCGAGTGATGTCAGCGACTGCCGTCACCGTACTCCCTGATGTCAGCGACTGTCATCGCGTATGCTGCACCGGTGGGACGCTGGGAGCCGGACGCGCGCGGGAGACTGGCGCGCGCCGCCCTGGAGCTGTTCGACAGCCACGGCTACGAGCAGACGACGACCGCGCAGATCGCCGAGGCCGCCGGGCTCACCGAGCGGACGTTCTTCCGGCACTTCACCGACAAGCGCGAGGTGCTGTTCGGCGGCGGCCCGGAGTACCAGGAGCTGCTCGCGGCCGCCGTCGCCGGGGCGCCACCGGGCGCGACGCCGTGGGACGCCGCCGCGGCGGCCGCCCACGCCGCCGCTGCCCGGATCCAGGAGAACCCCGACGGCGTCGTCCGGCGGCAGCGGGTGATCGCGTCCCACCCGGAGCTCCAGGAGCGGGACCTGGCCAAGAACGCCGGGCTGACCGCCGCGGTCGTCCGGGCGCTGCGAGAGCGCGGGACGCCCGACGCGACCGCCGAGCTCGCCGCCGCGCTCGCGCTCACGGGCCTCGCCGTCGCGCTGCGCGACTGGGCGCGAGCCGGCGCACCGGGGACGCTCACCGCCGTGCTCGCCCGCACGCTGGCGGCGGCGGACGGGATCGGCCGCCCCACCTGACCGCGCGGCCCGCGAGGGACGCGCGGTGTCCGACCCTGGTCAGTCCTCCACGGCGCGCAGCCCGCCCAGGACCCTGTCGGTCGCCGGCTCCGCGGGACCCGACGCGGTGCGCGGCGGCGCTCCGAGCCGGGACACCATGTGCCCGCCCAGGTAGCCGGAGGCGCCCAGCACCCCACCCGCCCCGAGCGCCACCGCGACGCCCAGCCCGCGGCGCCCCCGCCGCCGGAGGAGCCACGAGGCGCCGTACAGCCCGAGGGCGACGTTGTTCAGCGCGGCGTGCGCGGCGCCGACCCGCTGCGCGCGCCGGTCCGAGACGGCCCAGTCCGCGACACCCGTGACCGATGCGGGCACGGCGGACAGGACACCGAGCCCGAGCAGCCGGTCCGCGGCGCGGTGCAACCCCCGGCCGCCCGCCAGGTCCAGCACCGTCGAGCTCACCCAGAACCCGATCGGCAGGTCCGTCAGCAGCGGGTGCGCCGCGTGGCCGAGCGGCACGCCGTGCAGCAGGCGCGCGACCCCGGGGGCCGCGCGCAGCGCGGACAGGACGGCAGGCTGCAGCCGGTCGACGGCGGCGTCCACGCCGGTCGCCTGCTCCAGCCGGCGGACGGCACGCAGGGCGGGGCTCTCGTCGGAGGACATCGCGGCTCCCGGGGTGGTTGGCGTCAGGGGCGTCGCCGTCGAGCATCACCCGGCCGGGCGCCGTCCGCACGGCGAGCGGCCCCACCCCCGCGCCCGGGTCCCGGGTCCGTCGGGATGCGACCCCCCGGGGCCCGGGTGATGCTGGACCAGCTCGATCCGCGTCGAGACCAGGCGCCCCGACACTGCACGCGATCCTCGACGACGCCGGCCAGCCGCGCCGCCGGGACGCGCGAAGGAGTCCGACATGACTGCATCCTCCCCGGCCGGCACCGCAGCGACCGCCGAGCGCCAACCGCACCAGTGGCTCGCGCTGGTGATCGGCATCGTGTACCTGGTGGTCGGCCTCGCCGGGTTCCTCGTCACCGGGTTCGACGGCTTCACCGAGCACGACCACTCGCAGACGCTCGTCGGCTTCGCGGTCAACCCGCTGCACAACATCGTGCACATCATCATCGGCCTGGCCGGCATCGCCCTGTGGTCCACCGCGTCCCGCGCACGGACCTACGGCTGGCTGCTGTTCGTCGGCTACGGCGCGACGTTCGTCTACGGGCTGATCGTCGCGAACAACCCCGACGCGAACATCCTCAACATCAACGGCGCCGACAACGGCCTGCACGTGGTGTCGGCGCTCGCCGGGCTCGCGATCGCCCTGTGGCCGCGCCGCGACCGCGACCGCACCACCGGACCGGCCCGCGCCTGATCGGGACCGGACGACGTCCGGGGGCCGGCCGGCACCGGACCACGAGGACCGCGTGGGTGGCGGACGCCGCCGGCGCGGTCCTCGCCGTCGTCGTCCGCGCCGCGGGCGGCTGACGCCACCACCCGGGTCGGGTGCACCTCCGGCGCCCGCAGCGGGGTGGCCGGTGGTCGGCGTCGGCGGGGTGGCGCGCCCTCAGCGCGCGGCGTCCCCCGCGCCGTAGCGCAGGCCGTCGACCACGAGGTCCAGCAGGCCGCGCACGCGCTCGGCCCACCGGTCGGAGTCGGGGACGTTCCACACGCAGCCCATCGCGAGCATCACCTGCTCGCCGTCGACGTCCCCGCGGACGGAGCCGTCCGCGCGACCCGCGTCGAGCAGCACGTCGAGCGCCGCGATGATGCGTGTCCGCGTCTCGGCGAACAGCGACGAGTCCGACCCGACCGCGGTGCGCAGTGCGGCGCCCATCCCCCGCTTGGTCGCCGCGTAGCGCACGAACCTCGCCATCCACTCGCGCAGGGCGTCCGCGGCGGGGCGGTCCTGCCCGAGCAGCGCGGGCGCCGCGTCGCACAGCGCGGTG is a window encoding:
- a CDS encoding ABC transporter ATP-binding protein; the protein is MTTMTAPEILCEDVVRIFTAEGVEVQALQGLNLSVERGDLVALVGASGSGKSTLLTILSGLDRPTAGSAAVAGHDLAAMSARERQVYRRDTVGFVWQQTARNLLPYLTAAENVALPMELTHRRGSRAGRHARTAELLEVLGVAHVADHRPAELSGGEQQRVAIATAVANSPRVLLADEPTGELDEATSADVLEAIRHVTAELDMTTLIVTHDPAVASHVRRTVRIRDGRTATETLRRTAVDEHGREHHLHEEFAVIDKVGRLQLPREFVEALDLRERVRLGLEPDHVRVSPHDRPAPQGGRGRDEEDR
- a CDS encoding ABC transporter ATP-binding protein, producing the protein MSAPAQDVTADGLRASGLVRTYGSGPRAVHALRGVDLVARPGELVVIRGRSGSGKTTLLHALGGLERLDAGTVHLGATEVSALPEHELLRLRRERAAFVFQSFGLLPVLSAAENVEVPLRLADVPGPERAERVAAALDAVGLTAHARQRPDELSGGQQQRVAVARALVARPALLLADEPTAQLDSETALTVMDVLLAHVRERRTVAVLTTHDPLIAERADRVLELRSGVLA
- a CDS encoding helix-turn-helix domain-containing protein — protein: MSAYRIDRQLADFGAHVRGWRLVLGLTAQQVSERAGITRDTLRKVESGDPTVGFGNVAQVLRALGVLDQAVDAIDPLGSDLGRLRADRLTKQRAR
- a CDS encoding type II toxin-antitoxin system HipA family toxin, which encodes MTTVEVLVDGAHGPRPVGQAHVTRSAGRLSTTFLYDPAYLSGDGTPIDPALPLVSGAQHQTGLVRAFADSAPDRWGRNLVMKAERARARDEGRAPRTLDDLDFLLGVSDDTRQGALRFRLPGHQEFLGKPATVPRLISLPTLLRAADELSSDDDPASAVKQLLDTGTTGLGGARPKASVRLDDGSLAIAKFPHDSDQWDVMAWEATALDLLESAGVRTPPRRLTRVGGRSVLLLRRFDRTGSGDRVGYISAMTATGSLDGEQRDYADIAAAMRDLSFALRADHHELFDRVAVSVALGNTDDHLRNHGFLADHGSWTLSPAFDVNPTPDPFRRRSTSIMGADAPPDEAEGLLALAGECSLSAARARDRLGRVADALSGWRDAARRNHVADREVALMAESIEPRLASVARAARGG
- a CDS encoding ABC transporter permease, whose protein sequence is MNLLASEWIKTRTVRSTWVLAAATVVTTLVVSLLGISGLLADWQTDLPADFDPVAVGLKGILVGQILVATLGAQTMTSEYATGQITASLTIAPRRGLLLASKAAVTVLVALATAVVTVAVSVGASQGALAAAGLPTADLTDAAALRALACAVGYLVLTAVLGLAFGTITRSSSGALAIVVAVALLVPALAPGLPGVLGDLAGTYWPTTAGQASYTLDGVGSVTPLVGIGVMAVFTVWTTLAAHLTLRTRDA
- a CDS encoding ABC transporter ATP-binding protein, which translates into the protein MPAATPPLLQAHALVKRYGAVTAVDGLSFEVRPGVVTGFLGPNGAGKSTTLRMFLGLDRPTSGAATVGGLRLAETPHPMRVVGAMLDARAVHPRRTAADHLASVARAGDVPRRRVAETLELVGLTGAAHRAAGDFSLGMKQRLGIAAALIGDPGVVIFDEPLNGLDPEGIRWARSLMRDLAAEGRTVLFSSHLMGEMELTADHLVVIHHGRLLADQRLAAFIADHTTERVRVRTPQWDALRTALTRVGLDATAHPDAPDRLEVPGVTTDRVGQVAAAAGIGLSELTDVRDSLEDVFLTMTAPGNEAA
- a CDS encoding TetR/AcrR family transcriptional regulator, with product MTELQERKPLRAGQAHKRAAILTAARSLFVESGVERTSMDAVAARAGVSKRTVYDYYGDKHRLLLGVIEDAGESALATLRELVDRHLADDAVTTPADLRVATEGLAVALGRGLLQSTDYLAAARLIAENEPLLPELVDHPLEQAHDQVLAEALGRLAGRGLLDTDDPLLAAAHFQALTILRVLNEPPRRRADAAHVERIMTDGAEAFLRAYAARSDSSR
- a CDS encoding SDR family oxidoreductase; this translates as MKIFVTGASGHIGSAVVPLLQAAGHEVLGLARSDASAAVLEARGVDVLRAGLADLDALRGAAAGSDGVVHLAFVHDFADFDGAVVTDRAAVEAMSSVLVGTGRPFVSAAGTPVVPGRVATEGDLPAVGGALGARAETGRALLALADQGVRSSLVGLPRTVHDDHGNGGFAAGLAAIARQAGVSGYVGDGSARWPAVHVDDAAAVFVLALEQAPGGSVLHAVGEEGVTLLDTATAIGRALDVPVESVEPERLGFLGALAGIDQPASAALTRERYGWEPTGLGLLASLAGLARA
- a CDS encoding TetR/AcrR family transcriptional regulator; amino-acid sequence: MGRWEPDARGRLARAALELFDSHGYEQTTTAQIAEAAGLTERTFFRHFTDKREVLFGGGPEYQELLAAAVAGAPPGATPWDAAAAAAHAAAARIQENPDGVVRRQRVIASHPELQERDLAKNAGLTAAVVRALRERGTPDATAELAAALALTGLAVALRDWARAGAPGTLTAVLARTLAAADGIGRPT
- a CDS encoding DUF2231 domain-containing protein; the protein is MSSDESPALRAVRRLEQATGVDAAVDRLQPAVLSALRAAPGVARLLHGVPLGHAAHPLLTDLPIGFWVSSTVLDLAGGRGLHRAADRLLGLGVLSAVPASVTGVADWAVSDRRAQRVGAAHAALNNVALGLYGASWLLRRRGRRGLGVAVALGAGGVLGASGYLGGHMVSRLGAPPRTASGPAEPATDRVLGGLRAVED
- a CDS encoding DUF4383 domain-containing protein, giving the protein MTASSPAGTAATAERQPHQWLALVIGIVYLVVGLAGFLVTGFDGFTEHDHSQTLVGFAVNPLHNIVHIIIGLAGIALWSTASRARTYGWLLFVGYGATFVYGLIVANNPDANILNINGADNGLHVVSALAGLAIALWPRRDRDRTTGPARA
- a CDS encoding TetR/AcrR family transcriptional regulator translates to MTTAPAAKPLRADAARNRARLLAVAAEALAEDPDTPLESIAQRAGVGIGTLYRHFPERGALVEAAYRQEVTALCDAAPALLGQDRPAADALREWMARFVRYAATKRGMGAALRTAVGSDSSLFAETRTRIIAALDVLLDAGRADGSVRGDVDGEQVMLAMGCVWNVPDSDRWAERVRGLLDLVVDGLRYGAGDAAR